One genomic segment of Ricinus communis isolate WT05 ecotype wild-type chromosome 3, ASM1957865v1, whole genome shotgun sequence includes these proteins:
- the LOC8261630 gene encoding uncharacterized GPI-anchored protein At4g28100, which yields MFPNILLFLFLFTILPFPFLISGVSNPDPVTIQSFLPNPSPPATIPAFPEQSNIAGCPLDIPDELFHSVKSACGNGQQQLHKSRCCPVLAAWLYAAYSATALGRAARVAPATVAGAYDMPLLPDDSETCVDDLGKALSQKGVELVRPNETCDLVYCYCGIRLHPLSCSEAFSTNQEGKLVGDKRVHKLERDCLSSSTNVNHFPGLGGCSKCLNALYLLNNKKTLNSSKSDDRTTKMHNKDCQLMGLTWLLATNRTAYIHTVSAVLRAMMMNVDSSNPQSCTLGSDGMPLAVDSSEISNNSLSVTHQAPIYLSVVLICLLHILFIVPSTRF from the exons ATGTTCCCTaacattttactttttctcttCCTCTTTACCATCCTTCCCTTTCCCTTCCTGATTTCGGGTGTATCCAACCCGGACCCGGTAACTATCCAGTCGTTCCTCCCAAACCCATCACCCCCAGCAACAATTCCTGCATTCCCAGAACAATCCAACATCGCTGGCTGTCCATTAGATATCCCAGATGAGCTTTTCCACAGCGTAAAATCCGCCTGTGGAAATGGGCAGCAGCAGCTGCACAAGAGCAGATGCTGCCCGGTTCTTGCAGCGTGGTTATACGCTGCCTACTCTGCCACTGCCCTTGGTAGGGCTGCCAGAGTAGCCCCAGCAACAGTGGCAGGGGCCTATGACATGCCACTGTTGCCAGATGACTCGGAAACTTGTGTTGATGATTTGGGTAAGGCATTGAGCCAAAAAGGGGTAGAGTTGGTTAGACCCAATGAGACTTGTGATTTGGTGTATTGTTATTGTGGGATTAGATTGCACCCACTGAGTTGCTCTGAAGCTTTTTCTACTAACCAAGAGGGGAAGCTTGTTGGGGATAAGAGAGTGCACAAGTTAGAAAGAGATTGCTTGAGTAGCAGCACTAATGTCAATCACTTTCCTGGTCTTGGTGGCTGCTCCAAGTGCTTAAATGCCCTCTATttg TTAAACAACAAGAAGACTTTGAACTCAAGCAAATCAGATGATAGGACCACTAAAATGCACAATAAAGATTGCCAGTTGATGGGTCTCACATGGCTGTTAGCAACGAATAGAACAGCTTACATTCACACAGTTTCTGCGGTGTTACGAGCTATGATGATGAACGTGGACAGCTCTAATCCTCAGTCATGTACTCTTGGTAGTGATGGAATGCCATTGGCTGTTGATTCATCTGAAATCTCCAACAATTCTTTGTCAGTAACCCATCAGGCACCCATCTACCTATCTGTTGTTTTAATCTGTTTGTTACATATCCTCTTCATTGTACCATCCACCAGATTTTAG